The following coding sequences lie in one Phaenicophaeus curvirostris isolate KB17595 chromosome 5, BPBGC_Pcur_1.0, whole genome shotgun sequence genomic window:
- the SPTB gene encoding spectrin beta chain, erythrocytic: MTSANDYEQLELQQPYGRVSVRWDASDDELDNDNSSARLFERSRIKALADEREAVQKKTFTKWVNSHLARVTCRISDLYMDLRDGRVLIKLLEVLSGELLPKPTKGRMRIHCLENVDKALQFLKEQRVHLENMGSHDIVDGNHRLVLGLIWTIILRFQIQDIIVHTQEGRETRSARDALLLWCQMKTAGYPHVNITNFTSSWKDGLAFNALIHRHRPELVDFQNLTKSNARHNLEHAFSVAERHLGITSLLDPEDVFTENPDEKSIITYVVAFYHYFSKMKVLEVEGRRLGKVIEHAKETERMIEGYGGLASNLLTWIEQTIASLNSRSFANSLSGVQHQLQAFSTYRTVEKPPKFQEKGNLEVLLFTIQSRMRANNQRVYTPNEGRLVSDINRAWEQLEKAEHERELALRNELIRQEKLEQLARRFDRKAAMREAWLSENQRLVAQDNFGQDLAAVEAAKKKHEAIETDTAAYKERVQAIEAVARELELEGYHDVQRINRRKDNILRLWEQLLELLAARRQRLEMNLVLQHLFQEMLHSIDWMDEVKVQLASPEYGKHLLEVEELLQSHRLLERDIALQAEKTRAISTAALRFAEAEGYRPCDPKIIRDRVSHLELCLQELLKLASRRRSLLEQSRSLWTCLWELDEAEAWIKEQEQLYSALDFGRDLAGVLLLRRRHAAFEAELRGRGERLERALAAGAGLASAGPAAERLRERRATLRALWAQLEELAAFRRRGLSEAEGFFQFQAESEELAETLRDARRRARSEELGQDESRTRVLLRQHRQLLEELAAAKEQLDALSQRAEGFPPELRGSPEAQSRLGALRELLAEAAALAERRGRQLQDALDLYTVFGESDACHLWMGAKETWLGQLEVPEALEDLDVAQHRLDGLQLEVATVAPQVAAVNRAADGLLASGHPRSPHVRQCQEQLNQRWERFGALLSERGRAVGSALRLLNYRLECEETRQWLQGKARAVEATAELGRDLAGVLATQRKLYGIERELALAEDRLAALRAQADPLAQERPEVAAEVAERLAAAAAAWDELQAALRDQASSLGEAGQLRRFLQDLDDFQAWLFGAQKAVAATDEVPVALAEAEELLQRHEAAERDAQEHADAFAALVEAGEKVVGEQTDPQYEGLRQRLRGVEAGWAALGRMAQARHRFLAQCRGFQEFLRDAKQAEILLTNQEYTLAHLDVPTTLEGSAAALRRFQDFCAGVESSAEKVPEVVAGGTKLAAEGNIFAEKITEKCQALQERHGAIAAKVEEATGLLQDNHELQSFLQNCRELDAWVEEKMLTALDASYGEARGLHGKWQKHQAFMAELAANRSWLEKVEKEGKELASRKPQYGEAVAQQLERLRERWDGLRRAAEEKGRQLFEANRSTLYARSYGELDSWLRQAEQELRGAEPAKDLTATNLQLKKLTRLEEQVGARMKELDELEWQGPPIAGDEPDADGHEQRLRRRFRDLLEPLGRRRMELETAKAMFQLGRDLEDETLWVQERLPLARLTEHGTDLPSVQRLAKRNETLQKELAGHGPRVAEVLSRAQAALSGAGLSPELEPRARELRELWETLRAEAAARHRRLREAGEAQQYYLDAGEAEAWISEQELFMGPEEKPKDEESGSVMLKRHVRQLRSIEDYGQTIKELAGRAQQLLSAGHPEGEQIIRLQGQVDKHYAGLKEAAEERRRRLENMSHLFQLKREVDDLEQWIAERDVVASSQEMGQDLDHVTLLREKFREFARDTGSVGQERVDRVNLAIEDLIDAGHAEAATMAEWKDGLNESWADLLELIDTRMQLLAASHDLHKYFYDGTELLALIAARRRELPQDLGEDAGTVEAFHRMHSAFERDLRLLETQVQQFRETAARLQAAYAGEKAAGIQEQEQEVARALRELLEACSGRRARLVDTADKHRFFGMARDLLSWMESTVRQIETQEKPRDVSSVELLMKYHQGIRAEVDARAKSFAACIELGKKLLQRKHQDSPEIKVKLMELVEKRRAMMETWEQRWERLRLSLEVCQFSRDATVAESWLMAQEPYLASSDYGQTVDAVEKLLKRHEAFEKSSATWEERIAALRKLTTLELLDGRTLRDGVTRVEGPEYHLDLDGELEAGSEEEEDEEEKRKGESAQDTSLPTTDGPEPLSRTTGEEEPPSPSPRVPRDEPEEPATLPARTCSVQLEGYLGRKHDLEAATKRASNRSWSTRYCVLRGGQLAFFKDAKSRALGLPCHGEEPLALRDALCEVAAGYKKKKHVFKLRLSNGSEWLFHGKDEEELQAWLQGLSSAISECQGSRGKAQSLPLPPAPPLPRKDKEKRFSFFPKKK; encoded by the exons ATGACCTCGGCCAACGACTAcgagcagctggagctgcagcagccgtACGGGCGCGTCAGCGTCCGCTGGGACGCCTCCGACGATGAGCTGGACAACGACAACAGCTCCGCGCGCCTCTTCGAACGCTCCCGCATCAAAGCCCTGGCAG ACGAGCGGGAGGCCGTGCAGAAGAAAACCTTCACCAAGTGGGTGAACTCGCACCTGGCTCGCGTCACCTGCCGCATCTCGGACCTCTACATGGACCTCCGGGACGGGCGGGTGCTCATCAAGCTGCTGGAGGTGCTGTCGGGAGAGCTTCTG CCCAAGCCCACCAAGGGCCGGATGCGGATCCACTGCCTGGAGAACGTGGACAAGGCGCTGCAGTTCCTGAAGGAGCAGCGGGTGCACCTGGAGAACATGGGCTCCCACGACATCGTGGACGGCAACCACCGCCTCGTCCTCGGCCTCATCTGGACCATCATCCTCCGCTTCCAG ATCCAGGACATCATCGTGCACACGCAGGAGGGCCGGGAGACGCGCTCCGCCAGGGACGCGCTGCTGCTCTGGTGCCAGATGAAGACGGCCGG GTACCCCCACGTGAACATCACCAACTTCACCTCCAGCTGGAAGGATGGCTTGGCCTTCAACGCCCTCATCCACCGGCACAG GCCTGAGCTGGTGGACTTCCAAAACCTGACCAAATCCAACGCCCGGCACAACCTGGAGCACGCCTTCAGCGTGGCGGAGCGGCACCTGGGCATCACCTCGCTCCTCGACCCCGAAG ATGTGTTCACCGAGAACCCCGACGAGAAGTCCATCATCACCTACGTGGTGGCTTTCTACCACTACTTCTCCAAGATGAAGGTGCTGGAGGTGGAAGGCCGGCGCTTGGGCAAG GTCATCGAGCACGCCAAGGAGACGGAGCGGATGATCGAGGGCTACGGAGGGCTGGCCTCCAACCTGCTCACCTGGATCGAGCAGACCATCGCCTCCCTCAACAGCCGCAGCTTCGCCAACTCACTTTCCGGGGTCCAGCACCAGCTGCAGGCCTTCAGCACCTACCGCACCGTGGAGAAGCCCCCCAA GTTTCAGGAGAAGGGCAACCTGGAGGTGCTGCTCTTCACCATCCAGTCGCGGATGCGAGCCAACAACCAGCGCGTCTACACGCCCAACGAGGGCCGCTTGGTCTCCGACATCAACCGG GCGtgggagcagctggagaaagcGGAGCACGAGCGGGAGCTGGCGCTGCGCAACGAGCTGATCCggcaggagaagctggagcagctggCGCGGCGCTTCGACCGCAAAGCCGCCATGCGGGAGGCCTGGCTGAGCGAGAACCAGCGCCTGGTGGCCCAG GACAACTTCGGGCAGGACCTGGCGGCGGTGGAGGCGGCCAAGAAGAAGCACGAGGCCATCGAGACGGACACGGCCGCCTACAAGGAGCGGGTGCAGGCCATCGAGGCGGTGGCGAGGGAGCTGGAGTTGGAGGGCTACCACGACGTCCAACGCATCAACCGGCGCAAGGACAACATCCTGCGGCTctgggagcagctcctggaGCTACTGGCGGCCCGGCGCCAGCGCCTGGAGATGAACCTGGTCCTGCAGCACCTCTTCCAGGAGATGCTCCACAGCATCGACTGGATGGATGAGGTCAAG GTGCAGCTGGCGTCGCCCGAGTATGGGAAGCACCTtctggaggtggaggagctgctgcagagccaccGGCTGCTGGAGAGGGACATAGCCCTGCAGGCCGAGAAGACGCGGGCCATCAGCACCGCTGCCCTGCGCTTCGCTGAAGCTGAGG GCTATCGTCCCTGCGACCCCAAGATCATCCGGGACCGCGTGAGCCACCTGGAGCTGTGCCTGCAGGAGCTGTTGAAGCTGGCGTCGCGGCGCAGGTCCCTCCTGGAGCAGTCGCGCTCCCTCTGGACCTGCCTGTGGGAGCTGGACGAGGCGGAAGCCTGGATcaaggagcaggagcagctctACTCCGCGTTGGACTTCGGGAGGGACCTGGCGGGCGTGCTGCTGCTGCGGCGCCGCCACGCCGCCTTTGAGGCCGAGCTGCGCGGCCGCGGCGAGCGGCTGGAGCGGGCGCtggcggcgggcgcggggctGGCATCGGCGGGACCCGCGGCCGAGCGGCTCCGGGAGCGCCGAGCAACGCTGCGGGCGCTGTGGGcgcagctggaggagctggcgGCGTTCCGGAGGCGCGGCTTGAGCGAGGCCGAAGGCTTCTTCCAGTTCCAAGCGGAGAGCGAGGAGCTGGCGGAGACCTTGAGGGACGCGCGGAGACGAGCGCGAAGcgaggagctggggcaggacGAGTCCCGCACGCGGGTCCTGCTGCGGCAGCACcggcagctgctggaggagctggcgGCCGCCAAGGAGCAGTTGGATGCGTTGAGCCAACGAGCAGAAGGCTTCCCACCGGAGCTTCGCGGCAGCCCCGAGGCGCAGAGCCGGCTGGGAGCCCTGCGGGAGCTGCTCGCCGAGGCGGCCGCGCTGGCCGAGCGGAGAGGCCGCCAGCTGCAAGACGCTCTCGACCTCTACACGGTCTTCGGCGAGAGCGACGCCTGCCACCTCTGGATGGGGGCCAAGGAGACCTGGCTGGGGCAGCTGGAGGTGCCGGAGGCGCTGGAGGACCTGGACGTGGCGCAGCACAG GCTGGACGGGCTGCAGCTCGAGGTGGCCACCGTGGCCCCCCAGGTCGCCGCCGTCAACCGCGCAGCCGACGGGCTCCTGGCCAGCGGGCACCCCCGCAGCCCCCACGTCCGGCAGTGCCAGGAGCAGCTCAACCAGAG GTGGGAGCGTTTCGGGGCGCTGCTGTCGGAGCGTGGCCGGGCGGTGGGCTCGGCGCTGCGGCTGCTCAACTACCGCCTGGAGTGCGAGGAGACGCGGCAGTGGCTGCAGGGCAAGGCGCGGGCGGTCGAAGCCACCGCCGAGCTGGGACGGGACCTGGCGGGCGTCCTGGCCACCCAACGCAAGCTCTACGGCATCGAGCGGGAGCTGGCGCTCGCCGAGGACCGGCTGGCCGCCCTGCGCGCCCAGGCTGACCCGCTGGCCCAGGAACGCCCCGAGGTGGCCGCCGAGGTGGCCGAGCggctggcggcggcggcggccgcgtgGGACGAGCTGCAAGCGGCTCTGCGGGACCAAGCGAGCTCCTTGGGCGAAGCCGGGCAGCTGCGGCGCTTCCTGCAGGACCTGGATGACTTCCAGGCTTGGCTCTTCGGGGCTCAGAAAGCCGTGGCGGCCACCGACGAGGTGCCGGTGGCGTTGGCCGAGGccgaggagctgctgcagcggCACGAGGCCGCCGAGCGGGATGCCCAGGAGCACGCCGACGCCTTCGCCGCCTTGGTGGAAGCCGGCGAGAAGGTGGTGGGGGAGCAGACGGACCCGCAGTACGAGGGGCTGCGGCAGCGCCTGCGGGGAGTGGAAGCCGGCTGGGCCGCCCTAGGCAGGATGGCACAAGCCCGGCACCGCTTCCTCGCCCAGTGCCGCGGCTTCCAGGAGTTCCTCCGCGACGCCAAGCAGGCGGAGATCCTCCTCACCAACCAG GAATACACGCTGGCCCATCTGGACGTACCCACCACGCTGGAGGGCTCGGCCGCCGCCCTGCGCCGCTTCCAGGACTTCTGTGCCGGCGTGGAGAGCAGCGCCGAGAAGGTCCCCGAGGTGGTGGCCGGCGGCACCAAGCTGGCGGCCGAGGGGAACATCTTTGCTGAGAAGATCACCGAGAAGTGCCAGGCTCTCCAGGAGCG GCACGGGGCCATCGCGGCCAAGGTGGAGGAGGCAACGGGTTTGCTTCAGGACAACCACGAGCTGCAGAGCTTCCTGCAGAACTGCCGGGAG CTCGATGCCTGGGTGGAGGAGAAGATGCTGACGGCTCTGGATGCCTCCTACGGAGAAGCCCGTGGCCTCCACGGCAAGTGGCAGAAGCACCAGGCGTTCATGGCCGAGCTGGCGGCCAACCGGAGttggttggagaaggtcgagAAG gaagggaaggagctggCGAGTCGCAAGCCGCAGTACGGGGAGGCGGTGGCGCAGCAGCTGGAGCGGCTGCGGGAGCGGTGGGATGGGCTGCGCCGGGCGGCCGAGGAGAAGGGCCGGCAGCTCTTCGAGGCCAACCGCTCGACGCTCTACGCCCGGAGCTACGGTGAGCTGGACAGTTGGCTGCGGCAGGCGGAGCAGGAGCTGCGCGGCGCCGAGCCCGCCAAGGACCTCACCGCCACCaacctgcagctgaagaagttGACG AGACTGGAAGAGCAAGTGGGAGCGCGGATGAAGGAGCTGGACGAGCTGGAGTGGCAGGGACCCCCCATTGCCGGGGACGAGCCGGATGCCGACGGGCACGAGCAGAGGCTCCGGCGGCGATTCCGCGACCTGCTGGAGccgctggggaggaggaggatggagctggagaCCGCCAAGGCCATGTTCCAGCTCGGGAGGGATCTGGAGGATGAGACG CTGTGGGTGCAGGAGCGGCTGCCCCTGGCGAGGTTGACGGAGCACGGCACCGACCTGCCGAGCGTGCAGCGCCTGGCCAAGAGGAACGAG ACGCTGCAGAAGGAGCTGGCCGGACACGGGCCTCgtgtggccgaggtgctgagccGCGCCCAGGCGGCGCTGAGCGGCGCTGGGCTGAGCCCCGAGCTGGAGCCGCGAGCGCGGGAGCTGCGGGAGCTGTGGGAGACGCTGCGGGCAGAGGCGGCCGCCCGGCACCGGCGCCTGCGGGAGGCTGGCGAGGCGCAGCAGTACTACCTGGATGCCGGCGAGGCCGAGGCTTGGATCAGCGAGCAGGAGCTCTTCATGGGACCCGAGGAGAAGCCGAAG GACGAGGAGAGCGGCTCGGTGATGCTGAAGAGACACGTGCGGCAGCTGCGCTCCATCGAGGACTACGGCCAAACCATCAAGGAGCTGGCGGGGAGGGCTCAGCAGCTGCTCTCCGCCGGCCACCCTGAGGG GGAGCAGATCATCCGGCTGCAGGGCCAGGTGGACAAGCACTACGCGGGGCTGAAGGAGGCGGCTGAGGAGCGCCGCCGGCGCCTGGAGAACATGTCCcacctcttccagctgaagcGGGAGGTGGACGACCTGGAGCAGTGGATCGCCGAGCGCGACGTGGTCGCCTCCTCCCAGGAGATGGGGCAGGACCTGGACCACGTCACG CTCCTGCGGGAGAAGTTTCGGGAGTTCGCGCGGGACACGGGCAGCGTGGGGCAGGAACGCGTCGACCGGGTGAACTTGGCCATCGAGGACCTGATCGACGCCGGGCACGCCGAGGCGGCCACCATGGCCGAGTGGAAGGACGGGCTCAACGAGAGCTGGGCCGACCTCCTGGAGCTGATCGACACCCGCATGCAGCTCCTCGCCGCCTCCCACGACCTCCACAAGTATTTCTACGACGGCACCGAGCTGCTGGCCCTCATCGCCGCCCGGCGCCGGGAGCTGCCGCAGGACCTGGGCGAGGACGCGGGCACCGTGGAGGCTTTTCACCGCATGCACAGCGCCTTCGAGCGTGACCTCCGGCTCCTGGAGACGCAG GTGCAGCAGTTTCGGGAGACGGCGGCGCGGCTGCAGGCCGCCTACGCCGGGGAGAAGGCGGCCGGCatccaggagcaggagcaggaggtggCGCGAGCGCTGCGGGAGCTGCTGGAGGCGTGTAGCGGGCGCCGGGCGCGGCTGGTGGACACGGCCGACAAGCATCGCTTCTTCGGGATGGCGCGGGATCtgctctcctggatggaaagcACCGTCCGGCAGATCGAGACGCAGGAGAAACCCAG GGACGTCTCCTCAGTGGAGCTCCTCATGAAGTACCACCAGGGCATCCGAGCTGAGGTGGATGCCCGCGCCAAGAGCTTCGCCGCCTGCATCGAGCTGGGCAAGAAGCTGCTGCAGCGCAAGCACCAGGACTCGCCCGAG ATCAAGGTGAAgctgatggagctggtggagaagagaagggccATGATGGAGACGTGGGAGCAGCGCTGGGAGCGGCTGCGGCTCT CGCTGGAGGTTTGCCAGTTCTCCCGGGACGCCACGGTGGCCGAGTCGTGGCTGATGGCGCAGGAGCCCTACCTGGCCAGCAGCGACTACGGGCAGACGGTGGACGCGGTGGAGAAGCTGCTCAAGCGCCACGAGGCCTTCGAGAAGTCCTCGGCCACCTGGGAGGAGCGCATCGCCGCCCTGAGGAAGCTGACGACG CTGGAGCTCCTGGACGGGCGGACGCTACGCGATGGGGTGACGCGCGTGGAAGGTCCCGAGTACCACTTGGACCTGGACGGAGAGCTGGAGGCTGG gtctgaggaggaggaggacgaggaggagaagaggaagggcgAGAGCGCTCAGGACACCTCTCTGCCCACCACCGACGGACCAGAGCCG CTGTCCCGGACAACCGGTGAGGAGGAGCCACCGTCCCCAAGCCCACGGGTGCCACGGGACGAGCCCGAGGAACCGGCCACGCTGCCCGCTCGCACCTGCAGCGTCCAGCTGGAGGGCTACCTCGGCCGCAAGCACGACCTGGAGGCGGCCACCAAGCGGGCGTCCAACCG GTCGTGGAGCACGCGGTACTGCGTCCTGCGAGGTGGCCAACTCGCCTTCTTCAAGGACGCCAAGAGCCGGGCGCTGGGGTTGCCCTGTCACGGCGAGGAGCCCCTGGCCCTGCGAGACGCCCTCTGCGAGGTGGCCGCTGGCTACAAGAAGAAGAAGCACGTCTTCAAACTCAG GCTCAGCAACGGCAGCGAGTGGCTCTTCCACGGCAAGGATGAG gaggagctgcaggcctggctgcaggggctgagctCAGCCATAAGCGAGTGCCAGGGCAGCCGGGGCAAAGCGCAGAGCCTGCCCctgccccccgcgccccccctgCCCCGCAAGGACAAGGAGAAACGGTTCAGCTTCTTCCCCAAAAAGAAATAA